The following proteins come from a genomic window of Triticum aestivum cultivar Chinese Spring chromosome 6A, IWGSC CS RefSeq v2.1, whole genome shotgun sequence:
- the LOC123130533 gene encoding protein GLUTAMINE DUMPER 4: protein MRNAAVDAQMNGGGASSSPMIPPPFWSTPTPYLFIGFAVVMSLIAVALAVLLCSRRREGDREDEEAVPAGMMSVRVLTPLDREVPKVVVVMAGDDMPSFLASATPLAFAEAAKVQRPYCQCGAKDVAAPV from the coding sequence ATGAGGAATGCGGCAGTTGACGCGCAAATGAACGGCGGCGGCGCCTCTTCGTCGCCCATGATCCCGCCGCCGTTCTGGTCGACGCCGACGCCGTACCTCTTCATCGGCTTCGCGGTGGTGATGAGCCTCATCGCGGTGGCGCTGGCCGTGCTCCTCTGCTCCCGCCGCAGGGAGGGAGACCGCGAGGACGAGGAGGCGGTCCCGGCCGGGATGATGTCCGTGCGCGTGCTGACGCCTCTGGACAGGGAGGTGCccaaggtggtggtggtgatggctgGCGACGACATGCCGTCCTTCCTCGCCAGCGCCACGCCGCTCGCCTTCGCTGAGGCGGCTAAGGTGCAGCGCCCGTACTGCCAGTGCGGCGCCAAGGACGTCGCCGCCCCCGTATAG